The Streptomyces laurentii region CCGCGAGCCGTGGCGTCCCCACCGCGTGCAGTCCGCACAACAGCTCCGTGTACGCCACCGGATCGCGCATCACCCGCTGCCGTCCGTCCGCCGTGACATGGGCTCCGAGGCCCTGTTTCAGCCAGCCCGGCATCGTTTTCAACAGCGTGCGCGCCGCCTCCGGGCCGTGATCGGCGAGCTGGACCACCCCGGCGGAGACGTGTCCGGCCCCGATCCGGGCGATTTCGTCCGGGTCGCGCCCCGCCTCCCGTGCGTGGCGCGCCCAGGACTCCACCATCGCGGCCTTGTCCTCGTCGCCGCAGTGCATGCCGAGGAGTATCGGCAGGCCGCGCTCGGCGGCGAGCCGCACGCTCTTCGGCGAGGTGCAGGCCACCAGGACCTCGGGCGAGGCCGCCCCGCCGATCAGCTCCCCGGGCGCCGGCACCACCGCCACCTCGCGGAACGCGTAGCGTTCCCCGGCGGCGGCCACCCGCGGCCGGGTGAGCCAGCGCAGCAGCAGGTCGAGCGATTCCGGGAAGCCCTCGTCGTACGCGGGCAGTCCCGCGCCGAAGACCTCCAGGTCGATCCACGGGCCGCCCCGGCCCACCCCGAGCGTGAACCGCCCGCCCGAGGTCACGTGCAGCAGCGCCGCCTGCTCGCCGAGTGCCACCGGGTGGACGGTCGGCAGTACGCTGACGGCGGTGCCGACCCGGATCCGGCGGGTCCGGCCCAGGAGCAGGGCGGCCAGGGTGACGGCCGACGGGCACACCCCGTACGGCACGAAATGG contains the following coding sequences:
- a CDS encoding luciferase-family protein (Flavin-utilizing monoxygenases; cl07892;~identified by MetaGeneAnnotator; putative;~luciferase-family protein [Streptomyces albus J1074]), giving the protein MRVGTFVLAAQFPGQGQAEPLYRAVRTAEAAEEAGLDEVWLAEHHFVPYGVCPSAVTLAALLLGRTRRIRVGTAVSVLPTVHPVALGEQAALLHVTSGGRFTLGVGRGGPWIDLEVFGAGLPAYDEGFPESLDLLLRWLTRPRVAAAGERYAFREVAVVPAPGELIGGAASPEVLVACTSPKSVRLAAERGLPILLGMHCGDEDKAAMVESWARHAREAGRDPDEIARIGAGHVSAGVVQLADHGPEAARTLLKTMPGWLKQGLGAHVTADGRQRVMRDPVAYTELLCGLHAVGTPRLAADRLAATAERTGITRFALLAEGSGDLATTEENVRRLGAEVLPQLR